The proteins below come from a single Aegilops tauschii subsp. strangulata cultivar AL8/78 chromosome 6, Aet v6.0, whole genome shotgun sequence genomic window:
- the LOC109732370 gene encoding uncharacterized protein, which produces MALVREPMVMYDGGFDAEASAFDALDYGGHDALLGSVDTAALYGSYAYAHGEPAGAASAYVPDSASWAGAGPSVLSFGRAARGHAAQVVAQEEADCDAWMDAMDEDQHAGPASTIGFDPTTGCFSLMQNSGGAGRPFGLLFPSTSNGSPDAAAPARGSSKRSYAARVQDAEPRAAKKPCGGSRKTSKAKPAAPTNNSPKGDPQSLAAKNRREKISERLRTLQELVPNGTKVDMVTMLEKAVSYVKFLQLQVKVLATDEFWPAQGGTAPEISQVKEALDAILSSQREQLD; this is translated from the exons ATGGCGTTAGTCCGGGAGCCGATGGTGATGTACGACGGCGGCTTCGACGCCGAGGCGTCCGCGTTCGACGCTCTTGACTACGGCGGCCACGACGCGCTGCTCGGAAGCGTGGACACGGCGGCGCTCTACGGGAGCTACGCCTACGCTCACGGCGAGCCAGCCGGCGCCGCCAGCGCCTACGTGCCGGACAGCGCGAGCTGGGCGGGCGCGGGGCCGTCCGTGCTCTCGTTCGGCCGCGCCGCGCGGGGCCACGCGGCCCAGGTGGTCGCGCAGGAGGAGGCTGACTGCGACGCGTGGATGGACGCAATGGACGAGGATCAGCACGCAGGGCCGGCTTCGACCATAGGGTTCGACCCCACCACGGGTTGCTTCAGCCTGATGCAGAACTCCGGCGGCGCAGGGCGGCCGTTCGGGCTCCTGTTCCCGAGCACGTCCAACGGCTCGCCCGATGCTGCGGCGCCGGCGCGCGGTTCCTCGAAGCGATCGTACGCGGCGCGCGTGCAGGACGCGGAGCCGCGGGCCGCCAAGAAACCGTGCGGCGGGAGCAGGAAGACGAGCAAGGCGAAGCCGGCTGCGcccaccaacaactctcccaagGGGGACCCTCAAAGCCTCGCCGCAAAG AACCGGCGGGAGAAGATCAGCGAGCGGCTCCGGACACTGCAGGAGCTGGTTCCCAACGGCACCAAGGTCGACATGGTCACCATGCTCGAGAAGGCCGTCAGCTACGTCAAGTTCCTGCAGCTGCAAGTCAAGGTGCTGGCGACGGACGAGTTCTGGCCGGCGCAAGGGGGAACGGCGCCGGAGATCTCCCAGGTGAAGGAGGCGCTGGACGCCATCTTGTCGTCGCAGAGGGAGCAACTGGACTGA